One stretch of Xanthomonas sp. DAR 35659 DNA includes these proteins:
- a CDS encoding Cache 3/Cache 2 fusion domain-containing protein, with translation MNKFSHLSVGTKLSALLTLAVSAALVLLATLIYRQSAASHEHQVMQEMASATTLMNQSVRMYDRVLSEETDRLGQMFAGMLPTGEPQLDPANTVQIGEVQTPTLRLGAHVLNLDFASVDKFAAASGGVATVFARKGNDLVRIATSLHDQSGARVVGTVLDHAHPAYALLLQDKAYTGPAHLFGNDYMTHYQPLRNAQGELVGALFVGRNYTQGLVALQERLRSTRIGDSGHFIAVDMHPARRGRLLAHPESKAAMVDALVLDADKPVLQALLDGKQTSATLRLRRGAGADAPTEPFLVTAQAYAPWQWVLLGVQPRSAIEAPLHALMRSVLGFSALMLVGCAVLVFVLARRMVSRPLAAVEQVVGDIAAGRLDSHIEVGAGQDDVNRLLHGMRRMRDDLRERLRTERVVAAENLRVRTALDDVSTNVMIADADRRIVYVNRPLLQMLGDVQDDLRRDLPQFDVQTLIGNTIDVFHRHPEHQARLLAELKTTYRAQIRVGGHTMRLIVNPVIDGDGNRLGFVVEWADRTDEVAVEEEIAGIVRSAAAGELGGRVRLDNKQGFLLLLAEQINALLEASGSGLAHIQHMLQALSEGDLSTRIDADLQGVYGRMKDHANTTAEQLAAIVRQIQGASDAINTAAGEIAAGNDDLSRRTEQQAASLEETAASMEELTSTVKQNAEHARQANQLAVGAASVASQGGEVAEQVAVTMSGIEASSKKIADIISVIDGIAFQTNILALNAAVEAARAGEQGRGFAVVASEVRTLAQRSANAAKEIKGLIDDSVSRVAEGSALVDQAGRTMQDIVASVQRVTDIMGEISAASQEQSAGIEQVNQTVTQMDEATQQNAALVEEATASARTMESQAGELARAVASFTLEPRGHGAAGHNVATLHPGYKKAGHGR, from the coding sequence ATGAACAAATTCAGCCACTTGTCGGTCGGTACCAAGCTGTCCGCCCTGCTCACCCTCGCGGTCAGCGCCGCGCTGGTGCTGCTGGCGACCCTGATCTACCGGCAATCCGCGGCCAGCCATGAGCATCAGGTCATGCAGGAGATGGCATCGGCCACCACGCTGATGAACCAGTCGGTAAGGATGTACGACCGGGTGCTGAGCGAGGAAACCGATCGGCTGGGGCAGATGTTCGCCGGCATGCTGCCCACCGGCGAACCGCAGCTGGACCCGGCCAACACCGTGCAGATCGGCGAGGTGCAGACGCCGACGTTGCGTCTCGGCGCGCATGTGCTGAATCTGGATTTCGCCTCGGTGGACAAGTTCGCCGCGGCCAGCGGCGGCGTGGCGACCGTGTTCGCGCGCAAGGGCAACGACCTGGTCCGCATCGCGACCTCGCTGCACGACCAATCCGGCGCGCGCGTGGTCGGCACCGTGCTGGACCATGCGCACCCGGCCTATGCGCTGCTGCTGCAGGACAAGGCCTATACCGGGCCGGCGCATCTGTTCGGCAACGACTACATGACCCACTACCAGCCGCTGCGCAACGCGCAGGGCGAACTGGTCGGCGCGCTGTTCGTCGGCCGCAACTACACCCAGGGCCTGGTCGCGCTGCAGGAGCGCCTGCGCAGCACCCGGATCGGCGACAGCGGCCACTTCATCGCGGTCGACATGCACCCGGCGCGGCGCGGGCGCCTGCTCGCGCACCCAGAGTCCAAGGCCGCGATGGTCGATGCGCTGGTGCTGGACGCGGACAAGCCCGTGCTGCAGGCGCTGCTGGACGGCAAGCAGACCAGCGCCACGCTGCGCCTGCGGCGCGGTGCCGGCGCCGACGCGCCGACCGAACCGTTCCTGGTCACCGCGCAGGCCTACGCGCCGTGGCAGTGGGTCCTGCTCGGCGTGCAGCCGCGCAGCGCCATCGAAGCGCCGCTGCACGCGTTGATGCGCAGCGTGCTGGGATTCTCCGCGCTGATGCTGGTCGGCTGCGCGGTGCTGGTGTTCGTGCTGGCACGGCGGATGGTGTCGCGCCCGCTGGCGGCGGTCGAGCAGGTGGTCGGCGACATCGCCGCCGGGCGGCTGGACAGCCACATCGAGGTCGGCGCCGGCCAGGACGACGTGAACCGGCTGCTGCACGGCATGCGCCGCATGCGCGACGATCTGCGCGAACGGCTGCGCACCGAGCGCGTGGTAGCCGCGGAGAACCTGCGCGTGCGCACCGCGCTGGACGACGTCAGCACCAACGTGATGATCGCCGACGCCGACCGCCGCATCGTCTACGTCAACCGCCCGCTGCTGCAGATGCTCGGCGACGTGCAGGACGACCTGCGCCGCGACCTGCCGCAGTTCGACGTGCAGACCCTAATCGGCAACACCATCGACGTGTTCCACCGCCATCCCGAGCACCAGGCGCGCCTGCTGGCCGAACTGAAGACCACCTACCGCGCGCAGATCCGCGTCGGCGGCCACACCATGCGCCTGATCGTGAACCCGGTGATCGACGGCGACGGCAACCGCCTGGGCTTCGTCGTCGAATGGGCCGACCGCACCGACGAGGTGGCGGTGGAAGAGGAAATCGCCGGGATCGTGCGCAGCGCCGCCGCCGGCGAGCTCGGCGGCCGCGTGCGCCTGGACAACAAGCAGGGCTTCCTGTTGCTGCTGGCCGAGCAGATCAATGCCTTGCTGGAGGCCAGCGGCTCCGGCCTGGCGCATATCCAGCACATGCTGCAGGCGCTGTCCGAGGGCGATCTGTCCACCCGCATCGATGCGGACCTGCAAGGCGTCTACGGGCGCATGAAGGACCACGCCAACACCACCGCCGAACAACTGGCGGCGATCGTGCGCCAGATCCAGGGCGCCTCCGACGCGATCAACACCGCCGCCGGCGAGATCGCCGCCGGCAACGACGACCTGTCGCGGCGCACCGAGCAACAGGCCGCCAGCCTGGAAGAGACCGCCGCGTCCATGGAGGAACTGACCTCCACCGTGAAGCAGAATGCCGAACACGCGCGCCAGGCCAACCAGCTCGCCGTGGGCGCCGCGTCGGTCGCCTCGCAGGGTGGCGAGGTCGCCGAACAGGTCGCCGTCACCATGAGCGGCATCGAGGCGTCGTCGAAGAAGATCGCCGACATCATCAGCGTCATCGACGGCATCGCCTTCCAGACCAACATCCTGGCGCTCAATGCCGCGGTGGAAGCGGCGCGCGCCGGCGAGCAGGGCCGTGGCTTCGCCGTGGTCGCCAGCGAGGTACGTACCCTCGCCCAGCGCTCGGCCAATGCCGCCAAGGAGATCAAGGGCCTGATCGACGATTCGGTCAGCCGTGTCGCCGAAGGTTCGGCGCTGGTGGACCAGGCCGGCCGCACCATGCAGGACATCGTCGCCTCGGTGCAGCGCGTCACCGACATCATGGGCGAAATTTCCGCCGCTTCGCAGGAACAGTCGGCCGGCATCGAACAGGTCAACCAGACCGTGACGCAGATGGACGAGGCCACCCAGCAGAACGCCGCGCTGGTCGAGGAAGCCACCGCCAGCGCCCGCACGATGGAAAGCCAGGCCGGCGAACTGGCCCGCGCGGTCGCCTCGTTCACCCTGGAGCCGCGCGGGCACGGCGCCGCGGGCCACAATGTCGCCACGTTGCATCCAGGCTACAAAAAAGCCGGCCACGGCCGATAG
- a CDS encoding flagellar brake protein encodes MAEGNTSDSPEPSVHDATEQDDRFLLTNARQIRQLLQSLINQRSQVSAHPNGRDHAFSTALLELDEDSLLLDLSVNDANNRMAEQAEYVLCFAQLDKVRLRFRIAGLELEQRDGVAGFRAPLPDTLYYLQRREHFRLETPITESPMCVLRLTETSPPTELVLRVIDISGGGVAVALTPGQPLPQSQQSYPRCVLQLPDADAIPLTLQVCNMHPHKLANGQETLRVGLRFADLPRGADATIQRYIFRIERLRSARKSGALS; translated from the coding sequence ATGGCCGAAGGCAATACCAGCGATTCCCCCGAGCCGTCCGTGCACGATGCGACGGAGCAGGACGACCGCTTCCTGCTGACCAATGCACGGCAGATCCGGCAATTGCTGCAATCGCTGATCAACCAGCGCTCCCAGGTCAGCGCGCACCCGAACGGCCGCGACCACGCCTTCTCGACCGCGCTGCTGGAACTGGACGAGGACTCCCTGCTGCTGGACCTGAGCGTCAACGACGCCAACAACCGCATGGCCGAACAGGCCGAGTACGTGCTGTGCTTCGCGCAGCTGGACAAGGTCCGCCTGCGCTTCCGGATCGCCGGCCTGGAACTGGAGCAGCGCGACGGCGTGGCCGGCTTCCGCGCGCCACTGCCCGACACCTTGTATTACCTGCAGCGCCGCGAACACTTCCGACTCGAGACGCCCATCACGGAATCCCCGATGTGCGTCCTGCGGCTGACCGAGACCAGCCCGCCCACCGAGCTGGTGCTGCGCGTCATCGACATCAGCGGCGGCGGCGTGGCGGTGGCGCTGACGCCCGGCCAGCCCCTGCCGCAGAGCCAGCAGAGCTACCCACGCTGCGTCCTGCAGCTACCCGACGCCGACGCGATCCCGCTGACCCTGCAGGTCTGCAACATGCACCCGCACAAGCTGGCCAACGGCCAGGAGACGCTGCGCGTGGGGCTGCGCTTCGCCGACCTGCCGCGCGGCGCCGACGCGACCATCCAGCGCTACATCTTCCGCATCGAACGCCTGCGCAGCGCCCGCAAGAGCGGCGCGCTGTCATGA
- a CDS encoding chemotaxis protein CheW, producing MNDKNTSASGATGGEFLSFTLGEEHYGVDILKVQEIRGYDSVTRVPDAPEYIKGVINLRGTIVPVIDLRLKLRLKEARYDAFTVMIVLNVEDRVVGIVVDSVSDVIPLNAEQIRPTPEFGAAVDTRFISGIGTQDDKMLILLDIETLLDSADLSQHAHVDEAA from the coding sequence ATGAACGACAAGAACACCTCTGCCTCCGGCGCCACCGGCGGCGAATTCCTCAGCTTCACCCTCGGCGAAGAACACTACGGCGTGGATATCCTCAAGGTGCAGGAAATCCGCGGCTACGACTCGGTCACCCGGGTCCCGGACGCGCCGGAATACATCAAGGGCGTGATCAACCTGCGCGGCACCATCGTGCCGGTGATCGACCTGCGCCTGAAGCTGCGCTTGAAGGAAGCGCGCTACGACGCCTTCACCGTGATGATCGTGCTCAACGTCGAGGACCGCGTGGTCGGCATCGTGGTCGACAGCGTCTCCGACGTGATCCCGCTCAACGCCGAGCAGATCCGCCCGACCCCCGAGTTCGGCGCCGCGGTCGATACCCGCTTCATCTCCGGCATCGGCACCCAGGACGACAAGATGCTGATCCTGCTGGACATCGAGACGCTGCTGGACAGCGCCGACCTGAGCCAGCACGCGCACGTGGACGAAGCGGCCTGA